GCGTTTACCGCAAAATACGAACATTTCAAAACAGATGACCATTTGTGAACTGAGGCGCAGATGAAAGAATTTACTTCTTGGAGGGTAAAGCGCtgcgcattttttttttttacatcggGAAAAACCAATGGAGATGTActgataatatttaaattttatacggTCAGTTTTTCGATCTCCATAAAATTGTTTCTGCGGGTCAATCCTGGAATCGTAGGAGTTCTTCTCTTGGAGAAAAATGTATAAGCGCAACAGGGCGAAATTGTCGCGATTCTTCATCGATCACGGGAATTTTCCCCACTCGCCCTGTAGAAGTGAGCGgtgaagaattttattttagagctAGATCCAGTACCGGCCTCATGCGGAGGGGGGggatgattaaaaatttcgctaaAGGCGGCCATGCGTAGATGCTCGTAAGGCCTACGGCCCATTTTTGAGCGCATTTCACGAAAGAATGTCACAGTCATGGGTATTTCTGAAATGTTCGAAACTTAATAGCTCTGAAACCCGATAGAAGGTTAAGACGTTGAAACCATTTTGCCACAAACGATAATTTCTGTTGATGTTATCTGTAGTTTCATTAGGTAATAGCTTCATAAGTATATGCACATATTTTCAACTAGCTTGCAAGTTTactataaaaaatgcaatgcGGGCAGTGGGTACCCACTACGATTAGGttcctcgcaaaaaaaaaactgatttttaagTAGATCCTTCACAATTTGCATTATCACCAGACACCGCGTTCTGGTTGATTCAGTATGAAAGAAACCTCTCACGAAACCTCATGACGCAATTCCACCATTCAAGTGTCCGTTAACGAGTTTGGGGCGCAACATGACGTCGTTTTATGGGATGAAGAGGTCATTCCTAAGAGACCTACAACCTTGGGACCCATTGGAACTGCTGCGATTTTGAAAACGACGCAAATTTTCTGTTCAACGAGATCATTTCTGACATatgaacataaataataaatataaaaaaaaatatatgcgtAATCATCAcggatttttgaaattaccgAGCACGAAAAACGATGTTCGCGAACGAGAGTGCGCTCGAAAATTCCCAAGTCGGCGTTCCAGATATTCCACCATCCCAAGTTGATTTTGTAGTTAGAATTTCCTATGCAGAGTGCCCCACATCAAATtgctcaaatattttaactgtaGGTTTTCCTAGTAGTACTAGCACACGGGGAATTTTTGCTTCCTTCATTACTAAAACTtcgttgttaaaatatttgcgttTTGTTCGGGGACAGcctgaatatttcaaaacatatATAGATGGTTCAACCTGGTTGCCCATAAAATAACTGACGATACCATTGTGAGCTGGAAATCCCAACGAAAGCGAAAGCGGGAATCTGATTGATTGATGGGATTAAGTGGGTCTTGTCGGAAGAGAAGGATGAAAAAAGCGGGGAATAAAAGCTTTAGATGTAGCCGGCTCCATTAGCTCTTTTCCGCTTGGAACATCAATTGACCCATAAAAGTATGTATTAATTTTCCGCTATTTCCAAGTCGTAAAGCTCCATCCGAGAAcgcttttaaaaaaaaaacattaaatagaTTATTTCTTATCTACCCCCCTATTTTCAGATGACCTCTCCTAGCGCAGCGGAACCTATTGAGTAAATTAACTCATTGCACGTTTATTACGAAGGTCCTTCTATATATCGCAAACAAACACACGATAGCAAGTCGTTCTTTTGAATAGAAAAATGGTAATTCCCTAGTcctattaatattaattagcCGGCGCCGACCTGTTTCAATGTAAAGATATCtctgaataaataattgcGGTTTAAGGTCTATGTCGAGCATGCCTTGTTTTGAGGCCATTGCGTCGaggtataaataataaagaagtttCAGAAGACCTCTGGCGCTCTAACGGAATGGAGTTGGAGGAGCTATTCAGAGTCCTTTATGACTCTCAAGCAGTGACGAGGTAAACGAGGAACGTGGTCTCTTCTTATGAcaatttcattcaatttttcctgCCTTTCAGGTTCCGTTTGTGGCCAACCTGACGTTTCCCCCTTGACCCTACTGTATTCATTGCAGCGCTGAAGTTTTAAAAACGCAACTCGAAGATCCTCCACTTTGAGGCTCCTTCGGAACCAACACTACCAGATACCTCGGGAACTAATAGAGACGGCCCGGTGCAGGCTTGAAGCATCGAGGCAATCGGtttgacccatttttgaacgCAATTGCTCCTCCagttactgagatatcgccGACGCACTAAAATACGTCGCGGGGATATTTACACTATCGGGCTTTCCAATGTAGCGATTTCCACCCTGATGGTTCCATTAATTGGCCGGTAATATTCTTTCGAGGCCTGATTGCTTCGTGTTAGATAATTGCTGTGATATAACAAACCACAAACAATGAAATTGAGTGTGCGAGCTGGGAAAAATACGTACGCAAATCACTTGCATTGATGATCTATTAATGGCTGATAATTACTGATAATCGCTAATTTTCGATGATTAGTGATACTCAAATGGGGTATTTGTTCTACTTGCGATATCGTATCAGGACGGTTTACTTGGACGAGGAGAGGTTGGACAATTTAGGTTATCGTGTCGTCCGAAGTAGTTTTCAGATATGCGATATACATGTTGAAGAGAATGCCATGGCGGAATGCagctcattaatttaatgattGTTGTTGATTTCTCATTgttgtttgttgaaaatgCTTCTTTCTGAATCTTATAACTTCCGAAGCGCTTTTGGGGTTACTTAAGGTTGGCTTAAGTAAGATAGGAGCAGCGAATGTGGCGAGTGAGATGCTGAAAAGGTAGAATGCGTGGGGATAAGATTAGAAACTATATGAAGAAGGTCTCGGTTGAGAAAGAGGGGGATTAGAAGGAGAAAACTGAGATCTAGGGAGGAGTAAGAGAGGCAATGAAGGGGATGAAGGAACGCTCGCCTCCGCTTGAAGTAATGCGGAATGGTCGTTCTCAAGACGAAGGAGAgaaggtttttagtgggtaaaTGTCCCCGTAAGGGATGAATTCCACATAACCCGGTGACCTATGAAGGTTTTCCTCTTctacccaaaaaaaaaaagagttagACCAGTAACGACCTCCATAAGGGGTTCGTGGAGACGTTCGAGAGCGATGCGGAGCTGGGTTTCAGTGCCCGCCCGCGGAAATTCcatgaaaagaaattttcccTGGAATCGGAATGAAGCACATTTGAAGAGGAGATCAGAAAAAAGATGAAGAGATACGCTAAGAATGGAGTAAAAGCGAAGGTGTTGCAAACACTGATAACTCCTCAAGAAGTGCAAGATAAGCAAACGGGAGGAAGACCCGGACTTCGTTCGGGATGCATCATTGTCTGGAGGCTGTGCAGACCATTGCGGGAATCCCACCAATAGATCTATTGCTTTATAAGGGACATCAGGACGAAGGCAAAGAAGTTTAGAGCGGTCAATTACTATGCGATCCAGGCGATGTGCGAGTACGGGACATACCTGCATAAATTTGGAAAGCTGAgtcccaataaaaaaaagtattaaagttgTCCACGGAGGGGGAGAACTTGCCACCTTCTGAAGAAATGCCTAACGGCACTTTCAGGCGCATTCGTTGTAAATAAAGAGGGAAGGTTTCAGTGTAAAGGAGGGTGTCTGTGGACGTTTGCCTCTCCACAAATAAGGGCGAATCTGAAAGATCCTGAGGCCCATTTGCGGGGAGTGTGTTCATAAATTAGGACGTCCTAATTGAGTTACTCGGGCCAATTTGTGGCTGTAACTATAGAATCGAGCATTGACCCCAAAATCATGCACGAGAAGAAACTCGGTATACACCGGTTATTTAACATAAACCAGGCTTCCGACTAAAGAAACAGACCAAGTAGCAAAGTTGGTACGTTTCTTCCACGTGCAAAAACGCAACAAATCAAGAGAATTGCATGCtcattctcaaaaaaaactcCTCAAAATACTTACGAGAAGTTGATATAACAATTGCCGACTACTTTCACTTCAAATCTGTCCAGCGATCTCGCCCATAACTAAACCACTGAAAGTTTATGATATGCGTGTAATGGAATGCCCCTGATATGCCATTAATTTAATCATATTAAAATGCCGATTGTTGAGAAACTGgatttaaaaatctcattacGTCCAACGTAATActcataagaaaataaatgagtaaataaaatataagaaatttccTATAAATAAGTTTCTCGAAACTGCCCAATATCCCACACACCAAATGTGGGAGTTTGACCCAAAGAGGGCCCCTTAAACTCGCGCCGGGATGCCCGGTGGatggaaaaaatgtacaaGTTTTGTATTGGGCAAACATCCAAAAGCCAGGTGCGAAAACCCCCTTTAGTACTCACCGGACAGGCCTCAGTCTCCCTCAGCACTCAACCGCTCAGTCCTCTGTCACATAACTATTACACTTTGATAAATTGGCACTCTCGCACGAGTATTTAATACCTCATAACATAAAATGGGCTTCTTTGCATTTACTGATACTcgtaatttgtaaataatcaCTTCAACGAGCAGATGCTACACAAATTTTGATcttctatataaaaaaatgggcGGAAGTGCGTTCATTCAGTTTGGAATTGACAAACTAAGTATTTAATAAGCAATCTCCGGTGGGATATGAAAGcttgttttttcatttctacCATGCTGGTACACACTTCGTATTCACCGCCGAATAATTATACCATGAGCTCGTAGTTTCGGTAGTAGGGAGATTATCGGCAAAACAACACAAATAccattcaaattgaaatatttggttGAATTTTTCCAATGTGGGTTTATACGTTTAGTTTTTACGTAAGCGAATTGTTCCGCACGTGGGAAATACCAGCCAAATTGGCTCGTTAGATGACCAGAAACGGGCGctgtttcattaaaacttcaccattttgtcaagaagaGGAAGACGCTTTATGTCTATTTCCAACGATGTAGCAACGTCAAATTCAAGCAGATAGCTTAGCCCAGGCGGTTAGCAATGATACGTGCGACTTTGCCAGTTTTACTCGTTTCACCTCAGATGTCTAAATTTTCTTAGCTCATTTTTGTTACTAACGGAAGTGcgttcattttgaaaatatttcagtgaTTTTCGCCTGAAGTCTCCCATATCGTGCcaaattttcagatatttccTATCGTTAGTTCCCCCTTAAACCATCCCTACAGCACCCGAAGGGCCATTTCGTACAATGCGAATAAaagctaaattttaatttatagctAATTTATTGACGTCTCCAGTAAATGTTCCGTATACTATTTTAGGGGCTCAGAACTGTTTCTCTCCTCGTAGTCCAAAAGAGCACACCTATCCGCACGGCTCGAGTTGTGGAAGAGTTCCAAAAGCTGCTTCTGACGTAAGCATTGGCGTTTCTTAGCTGAAACAAGCTAATTTTACACACTACTTAAAATTGTCGCAGTTATACACCTCTACTTTTCTGAGAACAGCTCATATTCTTGGATACAGTCTCTTTCATCTCTGGCGGGTGCGGATACAACTCGCACAGTCCTCGAAGTTTCGCACTGTTGCACTTAAGAGTCCTCCACATCTTGTCCGAGTCTAAAGCCACGCAGTCTTCAGCATCGTGCTTGGATCGGGGATGTCCTGGAGCCCACGCTCGGTAActgataaattcaaatgatAATTGAAGCGATAATTGGTCCTTGAAgtgataattaataattcggGTGATAATTGAAGTGGTAAATGATGACTGACGCGACAAGCGGAGTCAAAACTCAAGCGATAAtcgaaataataatgataatgaaaaatgataatCTTCACGAAATATActgtaatttttatgaaatcactTTGAGCACGTAAGCAACATCCCGCTTCCCGTCCGGAAAACACCCTCCCTAACAGTGTCGTCCAGTCCTACAAAAGCTGCTTTATACCAACTGGACAAGGTGTCTTTCAAGACTTGAGACAACATTGCTGTCCGATATTCCGAGGTAACATCCGCTAAATCACCAGTGATGTTCTGGCAAGCTAATATTGACTGGCTGTAATTTTGGTAGTTTGGAGTTAGAGCGAAGACTCCAAGCGATTGAACGCAGGTTGCGTTTACTGTCACTAAAATGGCTCTAAGTTGGTTTCAGTTggatttattatatataactTATTTTACCATTTAAATTCCCATAGGCACTGTAGTAATCATACCCCAAATCCGGGATTAAAGAAGACGAATCCTTGTCAATTTTCGGACACCCTAGCACCTGGCAGTTAGGAACGAAGCGCTTAGCGTAGTACTCTGCCCCTGGAGGGCTGAAATTGAAGGCTAGTCCGGCCTTTTGTCGTGCGAGGGCTTCGCACTCTTGCAAAGAATTCACCTGCTTCCAAAATACCACTTTTGAGGTGGATTTGTGGCAGGACTTTAATCTATGATACTTGACGACTCTTGACGGTGGCACGCACTCTTTCAGCGACTGCTCCGTGAGGTCTTGGAGGAGGATAAGCGCTGCGGTAAACAGGAATTTTTTAGACATGATTCGCAAGGACTGTTCCACTGCATGACCATTCACGAGTTTTGATTGGATAATTAAGCGAATTACGCagatattttgtttcattCTGGTTGAGCCTAATTAAGCGCTGCATGATCCGTAGGAGGTCCGACCGCAGTAAAACCACGTTAAcagtaagaaaaatttattgtgcAATTTTCGGTTGGatacgatttttaaattggaaaaataactaaattagctaacaaaaatagatattttatgcaattaagtttttcaggAACGCCctcatttctttaaaatagcTCTACTAGAGTGTTTTTGAGTCTACTTTACAAATGTAGATAATACTTGATCGATGTGCTGCACAGTTTCTTCGAAAATCTCATTGGCGGTCCTCTCAGCTTGTATCTAAGAAGAAAATTCATGCGGCACAGGCACTGCAGCCTTCGTAAGTAATGATTTACCTTTTTCAGTTTGTCAGAGTATTGCTGAACCACTTGATCGTTGTGTGTGTTGAAAGTGTGGAGTCTCTTCTTGATGGTCTCTTCGTTGTCGTCCACTCGTCCAGAAGTTTTCGCCCTTTCCAGTAACCTAGAACAATCGGTGAGCCTTGGAAGCGGCAATTTCTCCAGGAGGAGCTCTCCTGGAGGCTCTTGGAGAGCGCGGCATAGCACAAATATTTCACAACTTTGCCGCCAAATAaagatatatacagggtgtagcATATGATCATGGAAACATTTTAGGGAGCGACAATactctgaaatatctccatgatggTATGTTACATCCTGCATATTTAAAGGAGCTCAGAAGTATTGTTCAACTGAAAGAATGCCAAGGTATACGACTGACTTACCTCTCCACCAAAGTGTTTTCAGACGCATCGTAGAAAATAACCAAGTTCACCGGAGCTATGGTACGTTCGAAGAGAACGCCCTGCTCTTTCTCCCTTGGGTACCCATCAATAAGGAACCCTTTGGCACTGGCCAGGGAGCTTAAAATCGCTTCTTTGATTAGGTCCAAAACCACTTCGAGAGGCACCAATTCCCCTCTTTCCATAATCGCCGTCAGTTCCTGCCCTCTGGGAGATCCACTCTTCACCTGAGGTTTGTGAAACGTAAAATAAATCTCTAATcgattgttaaatttttacttcattTCTAAGCAGATCCCCAGAGGAGAGATGGGTGAATCCATATTTGGCAACAATCCGGTCGCATTGAGTACCCTTTCCCGACCCAGGACCGCCCAAGATCCAAATGATCGGCACATTAATCTCGGTCACAGGAGCCTGGAAGGTCGGTCAGAAATATCAGTAAGATCTCGTTTGTTAGTAGATTGTGATTTGAAGCGTCAATCAAGTGTAAATTAGATAAGTTGCACAATTCTAGATATTTTCAGTGAAACACGATTTTAGTCTTCTTTCGGGTGACTTACCATTTATTAGCGCGTCCCAATCTGATACGCGCGAGAATTAACAATCGTGTCAAATTGATCCACACAACAAACAAGCTACTATTAAAATAACTCCAGcttatacaaaaataacagcTACTTCGCTATGTAtcagttagttcaggttagcgaGACCGCAGCCAACTTATGTAGTTACTGCGAACACTCAAGGTTGgataaatcttaaaataaagCGTGTCAtactttgttaatttttttatcagtcGTTTCAAGCAGCGAtaaagtttcctttttttcaaatcaataaTCAACATGATCATTGCCGATTCTGTACTGTTTATGGTGTTCAAAGAGTCATGAGAGCGTACCAGACACAGACGAAATTTCCTCCTAGACTAGGAGCGGAGACGCAGCGATCTTCCGCGAGTGTCGGGAGCGCATGCGCGCGCAGCCACAGCCATTTAGGAGTGGCAGATACGTTGAGCTGGTTTAGAGGAGGAGGAAGTTAAAAGATGTAGGGGAAAGTGGGCCTTAACTAAATAACGTGCACCGCCTTACAACCGAGATGTTAACCAAGTAATTGCTGAAGACCGGCGAAAACGTGGGTGTCCGCCGTAGATCAGACGAAGAAAAAATGCCTGAGGAATGGTTTCGACGCAAAGAGACAAGCCCTAGGGAAAATAACGATCAAGTCACATCAAAAGCAACCGTGAAGTTACAATAAGATGGAAAGGAGAGTATTTTCTGACGCGACTAGCTTCCAATTCCAACACAAAAAGCAATCCCTTCTAATTAGCCTGTTTACAAATAGTAGCGACCATGACCTGcacttttcaaaaatggaaaacccCCGAAG
This portion of the Euwallacea fornicatus isolate EFF26 chromosome 4, ASM4011564v1, whole genome shotgun sequence genome encodes:
- the LOC136338919 gene encoding uncharacterized protein; this encodes MKQNICVIRLIIQSKLVNGHAVEQSLRIMSKKFLFTAALILLQDLTEQSLKECVPPSRVVKYHRLKSCHKSTSKVVFWKQVNSLQECEALARQKAGLAFNFSPPGAEYYAKRFVPNCQVLGCPKIDKDSSSLIPDLGYDYYSAYGNLNVTVNATCVQSLGVFALTPNYQNYSQSILACQNITGDLADVTSEYRTAMLSQVLKDTLSSWYKAAFVGLDDTVREGVFRTGSGMLLTCSNYRAWAPGHPRSKHDAEDCVALDSDKMWRTLKCNSAKLRGLCELYPHPPEMKETVSKNMSCSQKSRAKKRQCLRQKQLLELFHNSSRADRCALLDYEERNSSEPLK
- the Ak1 gene encoding adenylate kinase isoenzyme 1 isoform X2; the encoded protein is MSRSAEENLRDMEASNGAPVTEINVPIIWILGGPGSGKGTQCDRIVAKYGFTHLSSGDLLRNEVKSGSPRGQELTAIMERGELVPLEVVLDLIKEAILSSLASAKGFLIDGYPREKEQGVLFERTIAPVNLVIFYDASENTLVERLLERAKTSGRVDDNEETIKKRLHTFNTHNDQVVQQYSDKLKKIQAERTANEIFEETVQHIDQVLSTFVK
- the Ak1 gene encoding adenylate kinase isoenzyme 1 isoform X1, translating into MTWVLSYVPVFIIIIVHIRQAPVTEINVPIIWILGGPGSGKGTQCDRIVAKYGFTHLSSGDLLRNEVKSGSPRGQELTAIMERGELVPLEVVLDLIKEAILSSLASAKGFLIDGYPREKEQGVLFERTIAPVNLVIFYDASENTLVERLLERAKTSGRVDDNEETIKKRLHTFNTHNDQVVQQYSDKLKKIQAERTANEIFEETVQHIDQVLSTFVK
- the Ak1 gene encoding adenylate kinase isoenzyme 1 isoform X3 — its product is MAPVTEINVPIIWILGGPGSGKGTQCDRIVAKYGFTHLSSGDLLRNEVKSGSPRGQELTAIMERGELVPLEVVLDLIKEAILSSLASAKGFLIDGYPREKEQGVLFERTIAPVNLVIFYDASENTLVERLLERAKTSGRVDDNEETIKKRLHTFNTHNDQVVQQYSDKLKKIQAERTANEIFEETVQHIDQVLSTFVK